Below is a window of Dietzia timorensis DNA.
TGTCGACGACGGCGAGATGCCGGTGCGCAGCGGCACCGGGTTCGCAGCGACTCCGACGCTCACCGAATCCTTCTCCGAGGGCGACCAGGAGGAGATCGAACACGTCGCGTTTACCGAGGCATCCCGGGCGAGCCTGCGCCTGCTGCAGGCCGAGGGCGTCGGTACCGATGACGCCGAAGTTCCCGCTCGCCGGGTGGTCGTGAGCGTCGATCTCCCCGATCGGGCGGTCACGCTGCGCCCGGATCTCGACGACGCCGTCGTCCGCCTCGAGACCCCGGTCGTGGCGAACAAGGTGCTCCGCGCCATCCACGTCGATCTCGACAGCAACGCCGACACCGTCGTCAAGGCCGTCGAAGTGATCGACGAAGCCGACCTCGGAGAAGAAGACGCCGAGCTGACCGTCGGCGACGCCGTCGATCTCGATCTCGCGTGGTTCGACCCCGTCGAGTTGCCGTTCCTCGTCGAACTCGGCTGAGCAGCCCTACTCGGTGGGGCCGAGTGCCCACTGGTCGTTGGATTCCAGCGTGGCCAGCAATTCGCGGACGGCCATCGCCCGCCGGTGGACAGCCGGATCGGAGATCTCGTCGAACGCGCACTCGGGGTCC
It encodes the following:
- a CDS encoding DUF6912 family protein, which produces MRVFIPATFSMLRTLVDDGEMPVRSGTGFAATPTLTESFSEGDQEEIEHVAFTEASRASLRLLQAEGVGTDDAEVPARRVVVSVDLPDRAVTLRPDLDDAVVRLETPVVANKVLRAIHVDLDSNADTVVKAVEVIDEADLGEEDAELTVGDAVDLDLAWFDPVELPFLVELG